The Candidatus Dependentiae bacterium genome includes the window GACCTTATCGGCACACAAACCGTTGTTGAGGCAATGCTTGCAAAAATATGCAGTGATGTTGATGCGCTTTCACAAGATATTGGTATAGTCGATGGTATTAACTCATTACTCCCAATCTTTGACGGCAAAGTTACTGAACTTGAAAAGGATTTTTTACAAACATGGACCATCCTGGATGAACTTGAAGAAACACTCTGCAGCGATATTGATAAAGCGCTCACCGTTAATAGTTTAGTTGATACACTTTCGGTTGTAGCGGTAGATTTTTCAACAGTCTTTACTGCCGTCAATGCATTACAAGAAAAAGTGTCTTCAATTAACAATAGCCTTGAAACTACCGACTCATTAGTCGATGTCATACCACAAGAAATTGAAGTCATACAAACATACACCGCACTTGATGCATTACTGGAACTTGAATGTAGCACACTAGATTATCTTTTAGCAGTAGCAACATCACTTGAAATCATAACTAACTCTTTCGGCACAGCAATCACCGCTGCCGATATAGGCACAGCCGGATTTACTATAGGCTCTTCGGGAAAATATATATTAACTGAAAATATTAACTTTTCACCTTTAAGCGCTGCTACCGCCATTACTATTGCAGCAGACGATGTAACGCTTGATTTATGTGGTAACACATTGTCACAAGCAAACAGTGATACCGTTGCCGGAGTAAAAGCAATAAACATGAATAATCAAGAAAATGTAACCATTAAAAATGGAACCATTTCAGATTGGTCAGCACAAGGAGTCGATCTTCTTTCTTCTTCTGAGATAATTTTGCAAAATATATCAATTAACCAATGTGGTCGAGGAGCATCAACACAAGCCGGCTTTAACTGTACAAGTTGCACCGATATCTACTCACTAAACGTTAATTATTCACAAAACTATGATGAAGCCATCAT containing:
- a CDS encoding right-handed parallel beta-helix repeat-containing protein, whose translation is MNKKKVCLYLILSIKTLSAASPEPGTRVWNIANENLSFAEIIESQVEVITQVENDLIGTQTVVEAMLAKICSDVDALSQDIGIVDGINSLLPIFDGKVTELEKDFLQTWTILDELEETLCSDIDKALTVNSLVDTLSVVAVDFSTVFTAVNALQEKVSSINNSLETTDSLVDVIPQEIEVIQTYTALDALLELECSTLDYLLAVATSLEIITNSFGTAITAADIGTAGFTIGSSGKYILTENINFSPLSAATAITIAADDVTLDLCGNTLSQANSDTVAGVKAINMNNQENVTIKNGTISDWSAQGVDLLSSSEIILQNISINQCGRGASTQAGFNCTSCTDIYSLNVNYSQNYDEAIMIHASNDIILNDNTLYTNNESAAAAAALHIDNSEVVYIINAEIVSTTNGRAITASNSRAVTVENCKIIQNELGGVQFVDTGTSTIWYSMILSNTSDLVSTTTGIEIAGSSGLNEVVYNAISDHQSDGISVAGSAANNYIAFNNIENSGNVGISNFSSNTNSIVGNYAFKESASAYTDVVNTVTVSQTGVFPPTPPSAWQNINMNS